The Arcanobacterium pinnipediorum genome includes the window CGTGCCAATCAGGCCTGAGCCGCGACGATGTTTACAACCTTGCGATCACGGCGAGTACCAAACTCAACGTGACCAGTCTCAAGTGCAAACAACGTGTCATCCTTACCGCGGCCAACATTGGCACCCGGGTGGAAGTGAGTGCCACGCTGACGCACGAGGATCTCGCCTGCGTTAACAAATTGGCCACCGAAACGCTTAACGCCGAGGCGCTTTGCATTAGAGTCGCGACCGTTGCTAGTAGAGCTAGCGCCCTTCTTATGTGCCATGTCTTAGACCTTCTTCTTTTTAACAGCTCGTTAGACGGTAAGTTAAACGATCACTTAATGTCGGTGATCTTAATGCGGGTAAGCTTCTGGCGATGACCTTGACGCTTACGGTAACCGGTCTTGTTCTTGTACTTGATGATGGAGATCTTTGGACCTTTTTCATCGCGGACAATCTCGGCGCTAACCTTGGCTTTGATGCCATCGGCCGCTGAGGTGATCT containing:
- the rpmA gene encoding 50S ribosomal protein L27 — translated: MAHKKGASSTSNGRDSNAKRLGVKRFGGQFVNAGEILVRQRGTHFHPGANVGRGKDDTLFALETGHVEFGTRRDRKVVNIVAAQA
- the rplU gene encoding 50S ribosomal protein L21; its protein translation is MVYAIVKVGGRQEKVSVGSVVVVDKIAGEAGDKVELEPIMLVDGDKITSAADGIKAKVSAEIVRDEKGPKISIIKYKNKTGYRKRQGHRQKLTRIKITDIK